In the genome of Oceanococcus sp. HetDA_MAG_MS8, the window CGCGCCCTGTCTGTATGCAGGTCTCACCACCTCCATTGGATTTGCCTCCTTACTCTTGGCCGATATTCAGCCAGTCATCGACTTTGGCTGGATGATGGTGGTCGCCACTGCCATATCCCTGCTCACCGCCCTGGTCTTATTCCCTGCCGTGCTGAGCTTACTGGCGCCATCGAGGAGCTCAGCGTTGATCAATGCACCGGGCTTGGAGGCGCTTGGCCGTGCCTGTGCTTCGCAGGGTCATTGGTTTGTCGCCGCCGGAGTATTGGGGCTCATTGTCGCTGGGTTAGGGCTTGCACGACTGTCGGTGGAGAACAGCTTCATCGAGTACTTCGATAAAGACACCCGCGTGTATCAGGAGCTGGTTTTCATCGATCAGAAGTTTGGCGGGTCCACTCCTTTGGATATTGTGTATCAGCTTCCCGCTGACCAAGCTGATGATGATTTGTTGATTTCCGCGTCTACCGCGCAGACCTTGCAGGAGGTGGATGCGCGGGTGAATGCCCATGCGTCTGTGGGTAAGGTGCTTTCCATTGTCGACTTCACGGAAGTCGCTCAGAAAATCAACAATGACAAGCCACTCAGTGAATATGAGCTGACCGCGTTGTATTGGTTAGTGGACGCAGAGCTGCGCGATGAACTCTTGGGCAGTTTTTATGATGCACAAACTCGGGAGCTGCGCTTGAGTCTGCGCATTCAGGACTCCACACCCAACCTGAACCGTGCCGAGCTGATCGACGCGTTGCATGCCGACATGGCTGCTGCGGGGCTGGCTGAACAAGACTATCGCTTCACCGGCTTGTTCGTGCTTTATCAAGACTTGCTGCAGCGCCTCTTTCGTTCTCAGCTGCTCACGCTTTTGGCCGTGTATGCCGCACTGAGCGTGGCTTTCTTGCTGATCTTTGGTTCGCTGCGGGTGGCGTGCATTGCTCTGGTGCCCAATCTCATCACCACGGTGGGCGTACTCGGCTTGATGGGTTGGTTGGGTATTCCGCTGGACTTCATGACCATGACCATTGCCGCTATTGCAGTAGGGATTGCCGTAGATGACACCATCCACTATCTGCATCGCTACTTGGCTGAGCTCAAGCAAAAGCCTGCTGCTCAAGCGGCGATAGAGGCTCACCGTAGCGTGGGCTCAGCCTTGCTCTCGTCAACGCTGATCATCGCGCTGGGCTTTGGTTTGCTGATGTTCTCAGACTTTGTGCCCAGTGTGATGTTCGGCTTACTGACGGCGCTGGCTGTCAGTCTGGCGCTACTAACGGACCTAACGGTGCTGCCGGCCCTGCTCATTCGGCTGGTGAAAAAATAGGCGGACAGGTTGTTGCCGCCATTGACTGACTATTGAATTCCGGACTGCTGAACCCCTCATGGCCCGCGCTGAGCTTCCAGCGCGGGCCCATGCAAGGGACTTCGTCAGTGCGAAAGCAGATTCAGCCCGAGTTTTTGCTGCTGTTGGCCCGCTTGCGCTCGTGCTCTTTGAGGAAGCGCTTACGGATGCGGATGGACTCGGGTGTGACCTCCACCAGCTCATCATCATTAATGAATTCCAGAGCGCGCTCCAGGTTCATGTCGATGGGCGGGGTGAGGATGATGTTTTCGTCCGTGCCCGAGGCCCGCATATTGGTGAGCTTTTTGCCCTTGAGCGGGTTCACCACCAGGTCGTTATCCCGGCTATGGATGCCGATGATCATGCCTTCGTAGACTTCTTCGCCATGGCCAATAAACAGCCGCCCGCGCTCTTGCAGGTTGAATAGCGAAAAGCCCAGGGCCTTGCCGGTATCCATGGATACCAACACACCCTTGGGGCGTTGGCCCACATTGGACTCCACCCGTTTCCCGTAATGGTCGAAGGTGTGCACCATGATGCCGGTGCCGGAGGTTTGGCTGAGGAAGTCGGTTTGGTAACCAATGAGTCCACGGGAAGGAATCATGTAATCCAAACGAATCCGGCCCTGGCCATCGGGCACCATGTCGGCCAATTGGCCACCACGGTTGGATACATCTTCAATCACCTTGCCTTGGTGGTCACTCTCGATGTCGAGGACCAGGCGCTCCCAAGGCTCGCAGAGCTCACCGTCGATTTCTTTCACGATGACTTCGGGGCGCGACACGGCCAGCTCGTAGCCTTCGCGGCGCATGTTCTCGATGAGCACGCCCAAGTGCAGCTGGCCACGGCCGCTGACTTTGAAGCGATCGGGGTTGCCGGTGGACTCCACCCGCAGGGCAACGTTGTGCTTGAGCTCCTGTTGTAGGCGATCGCTGATCTGGCGGCTGGTGATGTACTTGCCTTCCTTGCCCGCAAAAGGAGACTTGTTGACCTCGAAGGTCATGCTCATCGTGGGCTCATCCACGGTCAGCGCTGGCAGGGCTTCCACCGCATCCGGGGCACAGATGGTGTCGGAGATATCCAGCGGATCAAAGCCGGTTAAAGCAACAATGTCGCCGGCCTCGGCTTTGTCGACTTCTACGCGCTCTAAGCCCAAGAAGCCAAAAACCTGATTGAGGCGGCCGTTACGGGTTTTGCCCTCGCGGCTGACCACGGTCATGTTGCTGCCGGGTTTCAAAGTGCCACGCTGAATACGGCCAATCCCAATCACGCCCAAGAAGCTGGAATAGTCCAGCTGGGAGATCTGGATACGAGCCGGGCCGTCAGCATCCACCGGCGGTGGGGGTACCCGGTCAACGATGAGCTGGAACAGCGCGGTCATGTCGCCGTCGCGCACATCTTCTTCCAGGCTGGCATAACCATTCAGCGCCGAGGCGTAGACCACGGGGAAGTCCAGCTGCTCATCGGTAGCGCCCAGCGCATCGAAGAGATCGAAGATCTGGTCCATCACCCAATCCGGGCGGGCACCGGGGCGGTCGATTTTGTTGATGACCACAATGGGCTTCAAGCCCAGGTCGAAGGCCTTGCGGGTGACGAAGCGGGTCTGCGGCATGGGGCCGTCGACAGCATCGACCAGCAGTAGAACTGAATCCACCATCGATAGCACCCGTTCCACTTCGCCGCCAAAGTCGGCGTGTCCGGGGGTGTCGACGATGTTGATGCGGAAGTCGGCTGCGTCCCCGTCCTTGCGCGGATCGGTCCAGCGCAGCGCCGTGTTTTTGGCCAGGATGGTAATGCCGCGCTCTTTCTCCAAGTCGTTGGAGTCCATGACGCGCTCGCCGTGGTCGCGGCGGGCATCCAAGGTGCCGGATTGATGCAGGAGCTTGTCGACCAATGTGGTTTTGCCATGGTCAACGTGAGCAATGATGGCGATATTTCGAAGATTCATAAGACTTGGCCGTGGGCAAAGACGGCGTTCAGGCAGGGCAGCGTCGCACCCCGCAAGTCAGGGCCGCTAGGCAGCAAAAAAGGGAATTCGCGGCGGCTTAACGACGGCTTCGTCGTTGGCAGTTGTTTTTGCCGCAGTGCCGCATTTTATAGAAGCTGAAGGTTTACGGCGAGTTCCTGGCAGTATTTGCCACGCTGCATAGGCGTGGGCTGCGTCCTATAGGGCGGTGTGGCCTGCTCCGCAGAGGCACTATTTGTGGCTAAACTGGGCCGATCAGATCCGCCTGGGGACATCCATTGAGAACTCATACTGGCCGTGTCGCGGCCCTGGTCATGCTTTCCTGTGCTGCTGGAGTGGCCGACGCCAACCCCGGCCCCTTAGATCCGGGACGCAGTTCGACATTGGGGGCTGGGAGCGGGGGCGCTATACCCGGTTTGCGGCATAACCCTGCGGCTGCGGTGATGACGTTACAGCCTGATGAGCGTTTCAAGAGCAGCGTGCTCAATATTCTGAACTTCGGTGTGGAAGCAGGGGATGTAGATGACTTTGTGGAACGCATTGAGGTCCTCGGCAACTGCTTGGAAGAGCAGGTCACCGACGATTGCACAGATTCTCAAGGGAACGTGATTCGTCCTATCGGCGACGATGACATCAGTATCCAGGAAGGGCTGGCCCTGGAGCAGGAGTTCAACGGGGCTCTAGAATCCATTGGCCGGGACGGATACGTCCTACTCGATACGCAAATTCAGTTGCCCAGCATGCCGCTGGTATTTAGGGCGGGTCCGGGCGTTATCGGCTTGGATATCCATGGAGCAGGACTGGCTCAAGCCAGCGTGCTTGATGACAGTCTTCGCTTTAACCCCATCACGGAAAGCATCGAAACCGACACGGCCGCCTACATTCGTACGGCGCGTTTTGTGAATCTAGGTCTGAGCTATGCCCAAGACCTTGCCCCGCAACTCTCCAGCATGCTCGAGGGCTCGGAGCTTTTAGGCCAATGGGCCTTCGGTGCCAGGCTCACGCTGATGCAAGGCACGATGGCCAGAGTGGTCGCGGCTGTGGATAGCGAGGATGACAATGGACAGGATGCTTTTGACCGTGCCGAAGATGCCTACGATCAGGCTGAGCGCGAAACCACCACCATTGCCTTGGACTTAGGCTTCATGTGGAACTATGAGCGCTATGCCGCTGGGCTTACGCTGCGTAACCTCAATTCGCCCAGCTTTGATTACAACCCACTTGGTGAAGACTGCGGCAGCATTCTGAACCCTGGAGAGCAGGCGGACTGTTTGGTGGCTGCCACTTTCGCGGACCGCCTGGACGGGCAAGATGTGTATGAGGCCGAGCCACAGGTCATGTTGGAGGGCCGTTTGGGCTTCCTGGATAACCAACTCCGCCTCAGTACCCAGTTAGAGCTCAACAGCGTGGAGTCACCCGTAGGATTGGATTACCAATGGTGGAACTTGGGCTTGGAATACGCTCCTAGCCTGCAATGGATTCCCAGCCTGCGTGCGGGTTATCGCAACAACCTGGCTAGCGGCGGCGTCGACGCCCTGGCCCTAGGCTTGACCCTGTTCGGCGTAATCAACCTCGATGTGGCCCGCTCCACCGATAGCGTGGTGGTGGATGGCAGCGAGCTGCCGCGTTATGCCGCGGTTAGCCTGGGTTTTGAGATGCCGCTGTGAGCTGGGTTAGCAAGTCTTAACAGAGAGCTACTTGGGTGCGGACGAGCCTGGCAGGGCTGTAGCGGAAGGCCGGGTTGTTGGAGGATTAGGCCGCGTAGCGGTGCCGAAGAGGACCTTCGGCACTTGCAAAGCCCCCGTGATGGGGGCGTTTTGCAAGCCCCGGAAACGACCCGATCAGCCTGGAGCGTGCCCTGCCAGGCTCGTCCGCGCCTCGTCCTTCATCGTGTTGCCCTGCTGCCCGGCCAGCAG includes:
- a CDS encoding MMPL family transporter translates to MSRRLAVAVLLGFAALALSLGWVARDFEINASAQTLLTEGNAKYIQARQTAEQFSPQEFLLLAYVPKNTPVFSEQSFAQLQQLSRQISELERVESVRSVLNVPLLVLAADELGSDFRPADWTYSALGDVPMDVMRRVFAQHPIYQDVLVSADLSATAVQILFRANPELERLNRELTNLQARRQAANGKLPPGEQQRLRDIQAQIEPLDAALRRQRSEEIQQLRILMREYSADAELYLGGGTAIGEALIAIVRSDLRVFGLAITIMIAVVLMVLFRGVRWVVLPLLCCAGAAAITVGLFTLLGLKATVISSNFIAIQLILTLAIVVHLITEYRQAAACDQTASQQALLRHTLRQKFAPCLYAGLTTSIGFASLLLADIQPVIDFGWMMVVATAISLLTALVLFPAVLSLLAPSRSSALINAPGLEALGRACASQGHWFVAAGVLGLIVAGLGLARLSVENSFIEYFDKDTRVYQELVFIDQKFGGSTPLDIVYQLPADQADDDLLISASTAQTLQEVDARVNAHASVGKVLSIVDFTEVAQKINNDKPLSEYELTALYWLVDAELRDELLGSFYDAQTRELRLSLRIQDSTPNLNRAELIDALHADMAAAGLAEQDYRFTGLFVLYQDLLQRLFRSQLLTLLAVYAALSVAFLLIFGSLRVACIALVPNLITTVGVLGLMGWLGIPLDFMTMTIAAIAVGIAVDDTIHYLHRYLAELKQKPAAQAAIEAHRSVGSALLSSTLIIALGFGLLMFSDFVPSVMFGLLTALAVSLALLTDLTVLPALLIRLVKK
- the traF gene encoding conjugal transfer protein TraF, which codes for MLSCAAGVADANPGPLDPGRSSTLGAGSGGAIPGLRHNPAAAVMTLQPDERFKSSVLNILNFGVEAGDVDDFVERIEVLGNCLEEQVTDDCTDSQGNVIRPIGDDDISIQEGLALEQEFNGALESIGRDGYVLLDTQIQLPSMPLVFRAGPGVIGLDIHGAGLAQASVLDDSLRFNPITESIETDTAAYIRTARFVNLGLSYAQDLAPQLSSMLEGSELLGQWAFGARLTLMQGTMARVVAAVDSEDDNGQDAFDRAEDAYDQAERETTTIALDLGFMWNYERYAAGLTLRNLNSPSFDYNPLGEDCGSILNPGEQADCLVAATFADRLDGQDVYEAEPQVMLEGRLGFLDNQLRLSTQLELNSVESPVGLDYQWWNLGLEYAPSLQWIPSLRAGYRNNLASGGVDALALGLTLFGVINLDVARSTDSVVVDGSELPRYAAVSLGFEMPL
- the typA gene encoding translational GTPase TypA, translated to MNLRNIAIIAHVDHGKTTLVDKLLHQSGTLDARRDHGERVMDSNDLEKERGITILAKNTALRWTDPRKDGDAADFRINIVDTPGHADFGGEVERVLSMVDSVLLLVDAVDGPMPQTRFVTRKAFDLGLKPIVVINKIDRPGARPDWVMDQIFDLFDALGATDEQLDFPVVYASALNGYASLEEDVRDGDMTALFQLIVDRVPPPPVDADGPARIQISQLDYSSFLGVIGIGRIQRGTLKPGSNMTVVSREGKTRNGRLNQVFGFLGLERVEVDKAEAGDIVALTGFDPLDISDTICAPDAVEALPALTVDEPTMSMTFEVNKSPFAGKEGKYITSRQISDRLQQELKHNVALRVESTGNPDRFKVSGRGQLHLGVLIENMRREGYELAVSRPEVIVKEIDGELCEPWERLVLDIESDHQGKVIEDVSNRGGQLADMVPDGQGRIRLDYMIPSRGLIGYQTDFLSQTSGTGIMVHTFDHYGKRVESNVGQRPKGVLVSMDTGKALGFSLFNLQERGRLFIGHGEEVYEGMIIGIHSRDNDLVVNPLKGKKLTNMRASGTDENIILTPPIDMNLERALEFINDDELVEVTPESIRIRKRFLKEHERKRANSSKNSG